In the genome of Deltaproteobacteria bacterium, one region contains:
- a CDS encoding DUF1059 domain-containing protein has translation MKKILYCKELVSGCQEVFRGDTEEEVLDRASEHSKNVHHLKEIPKNLRKKMHRLIQDEKAA, from the coding sequence ATGAAGAAAATCCTGTATTGCAAGGAACTGGTGTCGGGATGCCAGGAAGTGTTCCGGGGGGATACCGAGGAGGAAGTCCTGGATCGCGCATCCGAGCATTCGAAAAACGTGCATCATCTGAAGGAGATCCCCAAGAACCTGAGGAAAAAGATGCACCGCCTCATACAGGATGAGAAGGCGGCGTAA
- a CDS encoding chalcone isomerase family protein: MKRLAAVLAVLLISANSYAVEVSGVTIEPSVRVKEKTLALNGYGIRKKLFFKIYIGSLYTAKRVSTPAELLADPGDKLIRMNFLHSKVEKEKITGAFAEGFANNSPDVAASGDAKTFLSFFTSDFVKGDVVDLALSGDGTVVARHNGKVLGTIRTAKLANAILLIYVGPKPASEDLKKGMLGIR; encoded by the coding sequence ATGAAACGATTGGCGGCCGTCCTTGCCGTTTTGCTGATTTCCGCAAACTCGTACGCCGTGGAGGTGTCGGGGGTAACAATCGAGCCGTCGGTCCGCGTGAAGGAAAAAACGCTTGCGCTCAACGGCTACGGCATCCGGAAAAAGCTGTTTTTCAAGATTTACATCGGATCGCTGTACACCGCAAAGCGTGTCTCGACTCCGGCGGAGCTGCTTGCCGATCCCGGCGACAAGCTCATCCGGATGAATTTCCTGCACAGCAAGGTCGAGAAGGAAAAGATCACAGGGGCGTTCGCGGAGGGATTCGCGAACAACAGCCCCGACGTGGCGGCATCCGGCGATGCGAAGACGTTCCTTTCATTCTTCACCTCCGATTTCGTCAAGGGGGATGTCGTCGATCTGGCCTTGAGCGGAGACGGTACGGTCGTCGCGAGGCACAACGGCAAAGTGCTGGGCACTATCCGCACCGCGAAACTGGCGAACGCCATCCTTTTGATTTACGTCGGGCCTAAACCGGCCAGCGAAGACCTGAAAAAAGGGATGCTGGGAATACGGTAA
- a CDS encoding ester cyclase — protein sequence MPQQSLIDAAKAPVIAFGEKNWNALMTCVTAGVLYDEVPTQRKTRGIEHLLECWMGWSNAFPDAKATFHSPHVSGSTVVLEVTWHGTHRGPLETPGGRIPATGRPVEVPACLIVEIEEGKAKSLRHYFDMATLLQQIGIAKAA from the coding sequence ATGCCGCAGCAATCCCTGATCGACGCAGCCAAGGCGCCCGTCATCGCCTTCGGCGAAAAGAACTGGAATGCATTGATGACCTGCGTTACGGCAGGAGTGCTCTACGATGAAGTGCCCACTCAACGGAAAACGCGCGGCATCGAGCATCTGCTCGAATGCTGGATGGGATGGAGCAACGCATTCCCCGATGCGAAGGCGACGTTCCACTCGCCGCACGTCAGCGGCAGCACCGTAGTGCTGGAGGTAACGTGGCACGGCACGCACAGGGGGCCGCTGGAGACACCGGGGGGCCGGATCCCTGCTACCGGCAGGCCGGTGGAAGTACCCGCATGCCTGATCGTGGAAATCGAGGAGGGCAAGGCCAAATCGCTGCGCCATTACTTCGACATGGCGACGCTGCTGCAACAGATAGGAATCGCGAAAGCCGCTTGA
- a CDS encoding trypsin-like peptidase domain-containing protein, with product MDENIIPSGRYENGLAGRKDVELLDAYSRAVTAVVDAVGPSVVGIFVGRDAPGGNDVEPVGAGSGVILTPDGYVLTNHHVVGGAEHVRLTLTDGTSLGASAVGSDPPNDLAVVRANGSGLPYAALGDSSTLRVGQLAIAIGNPYGFQSSVSTGVVSATGRSMRSLDGRMIDNVIQHTAPLNPGNSGGPLVDSKGRIVGINTAIIAAAQGIGFAVPANTARHVVSHILAYGKVRRGYLGITGRSRPLPRRVVRYFNLARESGVEVVSLDPRGPANVSGIRPGDILVELNGHPAESVDALHRLLSETGAGETASIGLLRGTERLTVQVGIGEAAA from the coding sequence ATGGATGAAAATATAATCCCGTCCGGCAGGTACGAAAACGGGCTTGCGGGCAGGAAGGACGTGGAACTGCTGGATGCCTACTCTCGGGCCGTGACTGCCGTGGTGGATGCGGTCGGTCCCTCCGTCGTCGGCATCTTCGTCGGTCGCGACGCTCCGGGCGGGAACGACGTCGAACCGGTCGGCGCGGGATCGGGCGTCATCCTGACGCCTGACGGATACGTCCTTACAAATCACCATGTGGTGGGCGGCGCGGAGCATGTGCGGTTGACTCTGACGGACGGAACGAGTCTCGGCGCGTCCGCAGTGGGCTCGGATCCTCCGAACGACCTCGCCGTCGTGCGGGCGAACGGCTCGGGGCTGCCGTACGCGGCGCTGGGCGATTCCTCCACGCTGCGTGTGGGACAGCTTGCGATCGCCATCGGGAATCCCTATGGTTTCCAGTCCAGCGTGTCGACAGGGGTCGTGAGCGCCACGGGGAGAAGTATGCGGAGCCTGGACGGACGCATGATCGATAACGTGATCCAGCACACCGCACCGTTGAACCCCGGGAACTCCGGCGGGCCGCTTGTAGATTCGAAGGGGCGGATCGTCGGTATCAACACGGCGATCATCGCCGCAGCGCAGGGTATCGGGTTCGCCGTTCCGGCCAACACGGCCCGGCATGTGGTGTCGCATATACTTGCTTATGGCAAGGTCCGCCGGGGATACCTGGGGATTACCGGACGGTCGAGGCCGCTTCCGAGGCGCGTCGTGCGCTATTTCAACCTGGCGCGTGAATCCGGCGTGGAGGTGGTTTCACTCGATCCGCGGGGCCCCGCGAACGTGTCGGGCATCAGGCCGGGGGATATCCTGGTGGAGTTGAACGGACATCCGGCGGAAAGCGTCGACGCGCTGCACCGCCTGCTGTCGGAGACCGGGGCGGGGGAGACGGCGAGCATCGGGCTGCTGCGCGGGACGGAGCGGTTGACCGTGCAAGTCGGCATCGGTGAAGCGGCCGCCTGA
- a CDS encoding YbhB/YbcL family Raf kinase inhibitor-like protein: MRNSATALLAAVVLSLIPFPGAAEEGKKMDDLFIASPAFEDQGLIPPKYTCDGADVNPPLSIGNIPVKTKSLALVVDDPDAPMGTWVHWVMWNMGPGVDSVPENSIPKGALQGTNDFRKQGYGGPCPPSGTHRYYFKLYALDAPLALQPGATKAQLEQAMKGHLLGKAELIGLYRRK, encoded by the coding sequence ATGAGAAATTCCGCAACCGCGCTGCTGGCGGCCGTCGTCTTGTCGCTCATCCCGTTTCCGGGCGCCGCAGAGGAGGGAAAGAAAATGGACGACCTGTTCATCGCAAGCCCGGCTTTCGAGGATCAAGGGTTGATTCCGCCGAAATACACGTGCGACGGCGCCGACGTCAATCCGCCGCTGTCGATCGGCAACATTCCCGTTAAAACGAAATCCCTCGCGCTGGTCGTAGACGACCCGGACGCCCCGATGGGAACCTGGGTCCACTGGGTGATGTGGAACATGGGGCCCGGCGTGGATTCGGTCCCCGAAAATTCCATCCCGAAGGGAGCCCTTCAAGGAACCAACGACTTCCGGAAACAGGGCTACGGCGGGCCCTGCCCGCCTTCCGGGACGCACCGGTACTATTTCAAGCTGTACGCGCTGGACGCCCCCCTGGCGCTGCAGCCGGGCGCCACGAAGGCGCAGCTCGAGCAGGCGATGAAGGGGCATCTGCTCGGCAAGGCCGAGCTGATAGGGCTGTACCGCAGAAAATAG
- a CDS encoding NAD(P)H-binding protein: MKSPFVICGATGNIGSRIVGKLLDAGEPVRAIARERVRLGPLASKGAEPWPGDIGDPAFLERVLAGARGAFVLIPPKHDAPDFRKYQDRIGDSIVSALEKAHVPRVVILSSIGANLSEGTGPVLGLHDLELKSKKVRDTAFVCLRPAYFMENHLWSISAIRENGVNGSPVRPDVPIPMVATKDIAGRAARLLLEGKFTGHSVQYLLGPRDLTLSEATRIIGAAIGKPDLRYVQFPEDEARKAMARMGLSDSVIEAFLEMERGFNAGRIQATQERNAENTTPTPLEEFVKTVFAPAYKAAA; the protein is encoded by the coding sequence ATGAAATCGCCTTTTGTGATCTGCGGCGCGACCGGAAACATCGGATCGAGGATCGTAGGGAAGCTGCTCGATGCGGGCGAACCCGTACGCGCCATAGCGAGGGAACGGGTCCGGCTGGGGCCCTTGGCATCGAAAGGCGCGGAACCGTGGCCGGGAGATATCGGAGACCCGGCATTTCTCGAAAGGGTGCTTGCGGGGGCAAGAGGCGCTTTCGTCCTGATCCCGCCGAAACACGACGCACCGGATTTCCGCAAGTACCAGGACAGGATCGGGGATTCGATCGTATCGGCGCTCGAAAAAGCCCATGTCCCGCGCGTGGTGATACTGAGCAGCATCGGGGCCAACCTGTCCGAAGGGACAGGTCCCGTCCTGGGCCTTCACGACCTCGAATTGAAATCGAAAAAGGTGCGCGACACGGCGTTCGTCTGCCTCAGGCCCGCCTATTTCATGGAGAATCACCTATGGAGCATTTCCGCAATCCGCGAAAACGGGGTGAACGGAAGCCCGGTACGTCCCGACGTCCCCATACCCATGGTGGCGACGAAGGACATAGCGGGCAGGGCGGCCAGGTTGCTGCTGGAAGGGAAATTCACCGGTCATTCCGTTCAGTACCTTCTCGGCCCGCGCGACCTGACGCTTTCGGAGGCGACGCGCATAATCGGCGCGGCAATCGGGAAACCGGATCTGCGCTACGTGCAGTTCCCCGAGGACGAGGCCCGCAAGGCGATGGCCCGCATGGGGCTCTCGGACAGCGTGATCGAAGCGTTTCTGGAGATGGAACGCGGATTCAACGCGGGGCGGATCCAGGCCACGCAGGAACGCAATGCGGAAAACACCACGCCCACGCCGCTCGAGGAGTTCGTCAAGACGGTCTTCGCTCCGGCCTACAAGGCCGCCGCATGA